The Brassica oleracea var. oleracea cultivar TO1000 chromosome C6, BOL, whole genome shotgun sequence genomic interval TTTTCAAGTTTAGGGCAAACTTCATTGTTATACCCGTAAGAAGAAGTTAATTAAAGCGTTTTCTTCAAAAAAAAATGATTTTTTTTCTTTTGGATATTAAACCGCGAATTTGAAAACCCACAAATCTTTTATATTGTTGTAAAAATTGCGTAAGCGGAGCAACGAACCCTGCTCTCTAGCTAAACCAACCGAGACCGTACCGTTAATGGTATCGCTTTTCTTTTGTTATCTATCAAACACATTCATTTTTATTTACTAAATTGATTTTTTTCTTCCTTCTCCTCCTTGCTCTGCACTCTTTCCGACACAAGACGACAGCCGTTAATGGAGTGTCTGATATGTGCTCCCCAAGCGAATTTTAGTTCATGTTTCTTAAATGTTCATTGTTTTGTAACTGTGTTTGAGAGAGGTTTAATGTTTGTATTGTGCAGAGCAAGGAGAAAAGGAAGAAAAATAAATAAATTTAGCATATAAAAATGAATGTGTTGGATGCAAAACCAAAGGAACACAGTAGTATAAATGGTATGGTTACCGTTGGCTTAAAGGTAGGGAGCTCAGTTTGATGCTCAAATCATGCACTTTTTACAAAAAAAATAGAACTTGCTCAAAACGAGATCGTTTTGATTTCAGTTAAAAACACATTCTTATACGCTTATATACAATTAAAGGCTATATTGCTAATTGACTGACCCTTCGTGGTTTGACCCATAGACTTTAAGTTTGCGGTTTAATTTGCAAAATAAATCATTTTGGAGGATTTTTTTTGTAGAAAATCTTTAATTAAACAATACACTACTGAAGCGATATACATATTAATTCTGCGAGAGGTTTTATAACTGATAGAATATATAAATATATTATTGGATGCGGAATATGGTGCTTTAAAAACTTAATATAATTGGATAACAGAACAAAAATTTAGAAAGTAATTATTGTTGGTGATTAGAAGAGAATGGCATCCAAACATAGTGGTGACCGAAAGTTTAACTTAAGAAAAATGCAAGGGAGGAAGACCACATTGCGGCGCCACAGTAATGACAAGATGTGTGAAGAAGAGGTGTCGGTCAAGAGATAAGCGTCTTTAAGGTAGTGGTTAAGGAAATTAGACAAATTTGTATAATTTAAATTACAAAATGGAGTTTGGCAATTGTCACGGCAAACTCTTATGTGCTCCACTATTGCCAAGTATGAAGTCTTCATTCAAAACAAGTATCTAGCTCAGGGATGTTTCTAATTTCTACTAAAGGACATGTAGCACATTGTCGCAAGTCAAATACTAACGTTGAACACGTAATTACCTACATTAGAAGAAACCACAGAACACTTAATAATTAATTTCGATTAATCGATTAATTGGAAAGTTGCCATCTAAAGTAATATTTGGCATTATATAAACAAAAATGCAAAACGTACATAAGAAAATGGTCGCTATTCATTTTATGACCGTTGACAACCAAAAACAAAACAAGCTAGAAAAGGTTAAAACGAAGCAGATAGAAATGTAGGCCTGAGACAGAGAAATTTACTAAAATATGGGTCTCTGGCGTGAACTTTAAAAATAAAATTGCAGGGCAGCTGGAATTGTCCTCTAGTACGATGCATGTAATGGGCATTGGCCACGTATACGCTTTGGACTAAGTCCTTCCCTCTCCGTCGAATATAATATATACTATTATTGATAAAAAGAAAACATTTTTTTCGAGCAACGATAAGAAGAAAACTAGTAGCTTTACCAATTTCTTCATCTCCACCAACAAGTTACCCACTGGTGAAAAAGTGAAAACCCATAACTTACAAAATGTCTTGTAAAATCATTGAAGAAAAGCTTGTGATAGGACCCATTATTTTATTATATTATATAGTCTATAACGTATGAATATACATCAAGTGATAAAATATTCAATAATATACTATGTATTGTAGCTTTTCATTTGATATACAGTAAAATGTGTGCATTATTTTACTGTGTGTGTTTTGGACCTTTGTAGGTAAGCACTTATTACATTTTAAAAGACCTAATTATATTTCATCACTGCCATGTTCTTTACCGATATAATTACATCATAGTCACATGCACTTACTTAATTTTCAATTTAAAATTAGAAAAATAAAATAAAATAAATCCCACAAAACCTAATCTCCTCTTTAAACTACGTTGATCAGATGAGAGTTAACACACTATAAAGAGAGAAGTAAAGTAAAGCTATGGATTTGTCTTCAAAACACAAACAAACATTAACAAACTCTCCCGTCGCCGGAGAACTAACCATAGGCGGAGAAATGGGTGTCTGTTACAAAGAGTGTCTGAAAAACCACGCGGCTAACCTCGGCGGCCACGCGCTCGACGGCTGCGGCGAGTTCATGCCAACCCCTACCGCAACTCCCACCGACCCTTCCTCTCTCCGCTGCGCCGCTTGTGGCTGCCACCGTAATTTCCACCGCCGTGACCCTTCCGACCATCTCAACTTCCTCCCTTCGCATCCCACTTCCTCTCCCTCCGGAACAGAATCTCCACCGTCTCAGTCGCTTCACCACGTGGCTTCCCCTGTTCCTTGCTCTTACTACACTTCAGCTCCACATCACATGCTTCTCTCTCTCAGCTCCGGTTTCCCTGGACCGGCAGATCAAGATCCGACGGCGGTAAGATCGG includes:
- the LOC106298620 gene encoding zinc-finger homeodomain protein 11-like; protein product: MDLSSKHKQTLTNSPVAGELTIGGEMGVCYKECLKNHAANLGGHALDGCGEFMPTPTATPTDPSSLRCAACGCHRNFHRRDPSDHLNFLPSHPTSSPSGTESPPSQSLHHVASPVPCSYYTSAPHHMLLSLSSGFPGPADQDPTAVRSENSSKGGMRKRTRTKFTAEQKIKMRAFAEKAGWKINGCDEKSVREFCSENGIERGVLKVWMHNNKYSLLNGKNRETLSMEDHPRLCLNTQSCNNGGEDGDNVGGSSSS